The following are encoded in a window of bacterium genomic DNA:
- a CDS encoding glycosyltransferase family 4 protein, which produces MNRITVLHLCEHFGDRQVSFHGVSRLFELWIPAFDPTRFRVLLCSRKGPSEMADRRLKAAGIEPLYLGYGKMDPRNLIKLIGLMRRADVDILHVHGYGASTWGRIAGILLRKPVIVHEHCNYGTVPVFQRPVEWVLGHFTRYAYAVSESTRTFTVKKRHIPAAIVETLYSGIPLEQIRKADSEWGRSFRVEQGRKPDDKILGVVGRLESHKGHLDAFKALQLMLKKRSDVYLWVLGNGHYEDVLCDWVKENSLTDRITFLGYRNDVVKVIQCFDIQLFPSHQEGTPSTLFEGMAVGNACVASMADGQGEILTHEKDALLFVPGDVEAMARLTLRLLDDPGLMKHLRQQALTRIRDFDMKRCLDKMERKYEEVV; this is translated from the coding sequence ATGAATAGAATCACAGTACTTCACCTGTGCGAGCATTTTGGTGACAGACAGGTGTCCTTTCATGGGGTGTCCCGCCTGTTTGAGCTCTGGATTCCCGCTTTTGATCCCACGCGGTTCCGGGTGCTGTTGTGCAGTCGGAAAGGGCCCAGCGAGATGGCGGACAGGCGGTTGAAGGCAGCTGGCATCGAGCCGCTTTATCTTGGCTATGGAAAAATGGATCCCCGGAACCTGATTAAGCTGATTGGACTGATGCGGCGGGCCGATGTGGATATCCTGCATGTTCACGGGTATGGCGCCTCTACCTGGGGCCGGATTGCCGGGATTCTACTTCGCAAGCCGGTGATCGTTCACGAACATTGCAACTATGGAACGGTTCCGGTTTTCCAACGGCCAGTGGAATGGGTGTTGGGCCACTTTACCCGTTATGCTTATGCGGTATCTGAATCCACTCGTACCTTTACGGTTAAGAAGCGCCATATTCCGGCTGCGATCGTCGAGACACTCTATAGCGGGATTCCCCTGGAGCAGATTCGCAAGGCTGATTCGGAGTGGGGCCGGTCGTTTCGCGTCGAACAGGGCCGTAAGCCTGACGATAAAATTCTTGGCGTGGTGGGGCGGCTGGAAAGTCATAAGGGACATCTGGACGCCTTTAAAGCTCTGCAATTGATGTTAAAAAAGCGAAGCGATGTCTACTTATGGGTGTTGGGGAATGGCCACTATGAAGACGTTTTGTGTGACTGGGTGAAGGAGAACAGTCTGACGGATCGCATTACCTTTTTGGGGTACCGGAATGATGTGGTTAAGGTGATTCAATGTTTTGATATCCAGCTCTTTCCGAGTCATCAGGAGGGAACCCCCAGTACGCTGTTTGAAGGCATGGCGGTGGGGAATGCCTGTGTGGCCTCTATGGCGGATGGCCAGGGCGAAATACTAACCCACGAAAAAGATGCCCTGCTCTTTGTGCCGGGCGATGTGGAAGCGATGGCCCGGCTTACCCTGCGCCTGCTGGATGATCCCGGCCTCATGAAGCACCTGCGTCAACAGGCCCTGACGCGTATCCGGGATTTTGACATGAAGCGCTGTCTCGATAAGATGGAGCGGAAGTACGAGGAAGTGGTGTGA
- a CDS encoding HAD hydrolase-like protein has product MTSYAKELIDFRPGHGFFIGIDSDGCAFDTMEIKQKQCFLPNNIKFFGLESIADYAKEATEFVNLYSKERGSNRYPAILSVLSWLSKRREVIDQGVKVPDLKRLRKWVQEGSQLSKSVLRALVEKTGDFELRNVLAWSEAVDATIEAVVKGVQPFPWVRESLEKAFAQADIMVVSQTPLEALEREWTEHDLIKFVRVIAGQEHGTKTEHIALAAKGKYPADKIMMIGDAQGDYRAAAENGICFFPIVPGKEEASWQRFLTESLEKFWAGTYKGQYEAALIKEFDAALPDTPRWG; this is encoded by the coding sequence ATGACTAGTTATGCTAAAGAGCTAATAGATTTCAGGCCCGGACACGGCTTTTTTATTGGAATCGATTCCGATGGGTGTGCCTTTGACACCATGGAGATCAAGCAGAAGCAGTGCTTTTTGCCGAATAACATCAAGTTTTTCGGACTAGAATCGATTGCCGATTATGCGAAGGAGGCAACAGAGTTTGTGAATCTGTACTCCAAGGAGCGGGGTAGCAACCGTTATCCCGCTATTCTTTCGGTTTTGAGCTGGCTGTCCAAACGCAGGGAAGTCATTGATCAGGGCGTAAAAGTGCCCGATCTCAAGCGCCTGCGAAAATGGGTGCAAGAGGGGTCTCAGCTTAGCAAGAGTGTGTTGCGTGCACTGGTAGAAAAAACGGGTGATTTCGAACTGCGGAATGTGCTGGCTTGGTCAGAGGCCGTGGATGCGACCATTGAAGCGGTTGTCAAAGGGGTGCAACCTTTTCCGTGGGTGCGGGAGTCACTTGAGAAAGCCTTTGCTCAGGCCGACATCATGGTTGTTTCCCAGACGCCCCTGGAGGCGCTTGAGCGGGAGTGGACGGAACATGACTTGATCAAGTTCGTGCGTGTAATTGCCGGGCAGGAGCATGGCACCAAGACGGAGCACATTGCCTTGGCGGCCAAGGGGAAATACCCTGCTGATAAAATCATGATGATTGGTGATGCCCAGGGCGATTATCGGGCGGCGGCAGAGAATGGTATCTGTTTCTTTCCGATTGTTCCCGGCAAAGAAGAGGCTTCCTGGCAGCGGTTCCTGACCGAATCCCTGGAAAAATTCTGGGCTGGCACCTACAAGGGCCAGTATGAAGCCGCGCTGATAAAAGAGTTTGATGCCGCGCTGCCGGATACCCCGAGGTGGGGTTAA
- a CDS encoding radical SAM protein, producing the protein MKCLFVYKTASLDITDPMGIMCLIANVKKHGHESDLFLTNLEPNLFKAVAEYKPDVIGFSVTSGSEPYYLELIRRLRKHAKFISILGGPHPTFFPEIIDEPEVDIICRGEGDDAIVALLNKMQAGEDYSMLPNLWVKKNGEVIKNQIMPLNHSLDSLPFPDRASFLKYYAYAHSSVKHFLAGRGCPYDCAYCFNHKLKKMYREEANETQYCRLRSVENVVQELEEVRKNYPLKIVYFHDDLFIMNRVWLKEFAEVYSKRVGLPMICYVRANLVNEEVVKSLKLANCVTIAMGIESGNEELRKIVLNRDMTNAKIVEAADLFHKYGISIMTQNMVGLPDETVENAFETIAVNARVKPAYAWASIFQPYPRTALWHYCVKKGYLDATHKQHASYQVESPINKGQTKREFENLHKFFALCIEFPSLIPLARRLIKWPNNILYNLIYRGFKGYTHIFRLKMSSGELGFFVYLWGIMLYKLRRAIGRTY; encoded by the coding sequence ATGAAGTGTTTATTTGTCTATAAAACGGCCTCGCTTGATATCACAGACCCCATGGGGATCATGTGCTTAATCGCCAATGTCAAAAAGCATGGGCACGAATCAGACCTGTTCCTGACTAATTTGGAGCCAAACCTGTTCAAGGCGGTTGCGGAGTACAAGCCCGACGTGATCGGCTTCTCCGTCACCAGTGGCTCGGAGCCCTACTACCTGGAATTGATCCGCCGTCTTCGCAAACATGCGAAGTTCATCTCGATCCTGGGTGGTCCGCATCCCACTTTTTTCCCCGAGATCATTGACGAGCCTGAGGTCGACATCATCTGCCGCGGCGAAGGGGACGATGCCATTGTAGCCTTGTTGAACAAGATGCAGGCGGGCGAGGACTATTCCATGCTCCCCAACCTGTGGGTCAAAAAGAACGGCGAAGTGATCAAAAACCAGATCATGCCCTTGAATCACTCTCTGGATTCTCTCCCCTTCCCCGACCGGGCCTCTTTCCTGAAGTATTACGCCTACGCCCACAGCAGCGTGAAACACTTCCTGGCTGGCCGCGGCTGTCCCTATGACTGCGCCTACTGCTTCAACCACAAGCTGAAGAAAATGTATCGGGAAGAGGCCAATGAGACGCAGTATTGCCGACTTCGCAGCGTGGAGAATGTCGTTCAGGAGTTGGAAGAGGTCCGGAAGAACTACCCGCTCAAGATCGTCTATTTCCACGATGACCTTTTCATCATGAATCGGGTCTGGCTCAAGGAGTTCGCCGAGGTTTACAGCAAGCGAGTTGGCCTACCCATGATCTGTTATGTTCGTGCCAACCTCGTTAACGAAGAGGTGGTCAAGTCGCTGAAGCTCGCCAACTGCGTGACCATCGCCATGGGAATCGAGAGCGGGAATGAGGAACTCCGCAAGATCGTGCTTAACCGAGACATGACGAATGCTAAAATCGTTGAAGCAGCGGATTTGTTCCATAAATACGGTATTTCCATCATGACCCAGAATATGGTTGGGCTACCGGATGAAACGGTTGAGAACGCTTTCGAGACCATTGCGGTCAACGCGCGGGTCAAACCCGCCTACGCCTGGGCGTCCATTTTCCAACCTTACCCCCGCACCGCGCTGTGGCATTACTGCGTCAAAAAAGGCTATCTGGATGCGACCCACAAGCAACACGCCTCCTATCAGGTTGAGTCGCCCATCAACAAGGGCCAGACCAAGCGCGAGTTTGAGAACCTGCACAAATTCTTTGCGCTCTGCATTGAGTTCCCCTCCCTGATCCCCCTGGCACGCCGCCTGATCAAATGGCCTAACAATATCCTCTACAATCTCATCTATCGCGGATTCAAGGGCTATACCCATATCTTCCGCCTGAAAATGAGTAGCGGCGAGTTGGGCTTCTTTGTCTACCTCTGGGGCATCATGCTGTACAAGCTGCGCCGGGCGATAGGGCGGACGTACTGA
- a CDS encoding XRE family transcriptional regulator, with protein MSKPFKKLVNTLSAESRARIQKRIADISGEMALQEVRQAMELTQQQIAQTLSMNQAAISKLEHQSDMYISTLRKFLSAMGGNLRIVASFPEGEVVINQFKKMTKVPRQHA; from the coding sequence ATGTCAAAGCCTTTCAAAAAGTTGGTAAATACATTGTCCGCCGAAAGTCGGGCGCGGATCCAAAAGAGGATTGCGGATATTTCGGGGGAAATGGCTTTGCAGGAGGTCAGGCAGGCCATGGAATTGACCCAGCAACAGATAGCCCAAACCCTATCTATGAATCAGGCAGCCATCTCAAAACTTGAGCATCAATCGGATATGTATATCAGTACGCTCAGGAAATTTCTTTCCGCAATGGGCGGGAATCTCCGGATCGTGGCGTCTTTTCCGGAGGGTGAGGTTGTGATCAACCAATTCAAAAAAATGACCAAAGTGCCCCGTCAACACGCGTGA
- a CDS encoding PIN domain-containing protein has translation MIPAPIPTNDIWIAATALELGASLITYDAHFATIPGLIVDVP, from the coding sequence TTGATACCTGCGCCTATCCCCACGAACGACATCTGGATTGCCGCGACGGCTCTTGAACTTGGTGCCAGCCTGATTACCTATGATGCCCACTTTGCGACTATTCCAGGTCTTATTGTGGATGTTCCCTGA